The Athene noctua chromosome 15, bAthNoc1.hap1.1, whole genome shotgun sequence genome contains a region encoding:
- the BFAR gene encoding bifunctional apoptosis regulator, whose protein sequence is MKMEEDETLQGETERAEVETHATPETARRVSVSEFLCHCCYDILVNPTTLNCGHSFCRHCLALWWVSSKKNECPECREKWEGFPKVNILLRDVIEKLFSDAIEQRKEDIQQNSDVARSLATFQKYGNDQIPTVPNTGRINPRGGGFFSGVLTALTCVAVVLLGYHWSSREFEEDLLVHKPVAKWTAEEVILWLEQLGPWASHYKERFLLEKVNGRLLLTLTEEDFTKEPYSIENSNHRKAIVAELECVKTLGVKPPQNLWEYKAVNPGKSLFLLYALKSSPRLSMLYLYLFDYAEAFLPFIHTICPMQEDLYEDTLTKLLDLKDPSWKQWREFIVKYLFLPYQLIAEFAWDWLDVHYWTSRFIIVNAMLLSVLELFSFWRLWSRRELKTIPQRMWRHFWKVSTQGLFVAIFWPFIPQFVCNCLFYWALYFNPIINIDLVVKEVRRLETQVQ, encoded by the exons atgaaaatggaagaagaTGAGACTCTACAAGGTGAAACGGAGAGGGCAGAAGTTGAGACGCATGCTACTCCTGAGACCGCTCGGCGGGTATCAGTTAGTGAGTTCCTTTGCCACTGCTGTTATGACATTCTGGTCAATCCCACCACCCTGAACTGTGGGCACAGTTTCTGTAGACACTGCCTAGCCTTGTGGTGGGTATCGTCCAAGAAGAATGAATGCCCTGAATGCAGAGAAAAATGGGAAGGATTCCCCAAAGTCAACATCCTCCTCAG GGATGTTATTGAAAAGCTATTTTCTGATGCCATTgaacaaagaaaagaagatattCAACAAAACAGTGATGTAGCACGCAGCTTAGCAACCTTCCAAAAATATGGGAATGACCAGATCCCTACAGTTCCGAACACAGGAAGAATTAATCCTCGAGGAGGAGGGTTTTTCTCAGGCGTTCTGACAGCTTTAACTTGTGTAGCA GTAGTTCTACTTGGATATCACTGGAGTAGCAGAGAATTTGAAGAAGATCTTCTTGTCCACAAGCCTGTTGCTAAATGGACTGCTGAGGAAGTGATACTTTGGCTAGAGCAGCTGGGCCCGTGGGCTTCACAttataaagaaagatttttactGGAGAAGGTGAATGGAAG ACTCCTTCTAACACTGACAGAGGAGGATTTCACAAAAGAGCCTTACAGTATAGAGAACAGTAACCATAGAAAAGCTATTGTGGCAGAACTGGAATGTGTGAAAACTTTAGGTGTTAAACCACCACAGAACCTTTGGGAATATAAg GCAGTAAATCCAGGAAAATCACTCTTTCTTCTCTATGCACTGAAGAGTTCTCCAAGGCTCAGTATGTTATACCTTTATTTGTTTGATTATGCAGAAGCTTTCCTACCTTTCATCCACACAATTTGCCCTATGCAAGAAGATTTGTATGAAGATACTCTCACAAAACTACTA gaccttaaagatccttcTTGGAAACAGTGGAGAGAATTCATtgtgaagtatttatttttgccaTACCAGTTGATAGCTGAATTTGCTTGGGATTGGCTGGATGTGCACTACTGGACATCAAGATTTATAATTGTAAATGCCATGTTGCTCTCTGTTCTGGAATTGTTCTCCTTTTGGAGGCTCTGGTCAAGAAGAGAATTGAA GACTATTCCTCAAAGAATGTGGAGGCATTTCTGGAAAGTCTCAACCCAGGGTCTTTTTGTTGCCATTTTTTGGCCTTTTATTCCTCAGTTTGTTTGCAATTGTTTGTTTTACTGGGCCTTGTACTTTAACCCAATTATAAACATTGATCTTGTCGTTAAAGAAGTAAGACGTTTGGAAACACAAGTGCAGTGA